A window of Chitinophaga sp. MM2321 contains these coding sequences:
- a CDS encoding BamA/TamA family outer membrane protein — protein MLIRITCMLLVGGCMTLWNHVFAQDTLHGKWTFSLRDSLDHAIDFSDWIINANGFVPVPVLITEPAVGFGGAIAPVLLRKRQQPAMLKAHKNMAPIPPDITGGFGFYTASKSWGAGLGRSGSIIKWRMSYKVFAAYLDLNLNFYKTLPVKGETEFGVNIKSIPAFLRLQRQLGYSNWSAGLQYVFTKTTARLEKSILPDSLFKPKEMDNISSIPGVLIEYDKRDNVFTPGKGTKLHVDANFSSHIFGSDFDYTHLSGFVYQYIPIGHKDKWVCAFRGDMQQVFGDIPFYFKPSLDLRGIPKGRYQGNVNMLVETEQRWNVFHRWSAVFFTGVGKAFDEYSSFGEAGWNYSYGTGFRYLLARKFKLYMGADIARGPEQWGFYVQFGSAWLK, from the coding sequence ATGCTCATCAGGATTACATGCATGTTATTGGTAGGTGGCTGTATGACTTTGTGGAACCATGTTTTTGCGCAGGATACGCTACACGGAAAATGGACGTTCAGCCTGCGTGATTCCCTGGATCATGCCATAGATTTCAGCGACTGGATCATTAATGCAAATGGATTTGTACCGGTACCGGTGCTGATAACCGAGCCTGCAGTGGGCTTTGGCGGGGCTATTGCACCGGTTTTATTGCGTAAACGCCAGCAACCGGCTATGTTGAAAGCGCATAAAAATATGGCGCCCATACCACCGGATATTACCGGAGGCTTTGGTTTTTATACCGCCAGCAAAAGCTGGGGTGCCGGATTGGGAAGGAGTGGTAGTATCATCAAATGGAGAATGAGCTACAAAGTTTTTGCAGCTTACCTGGATCTGAACCTCAATTTCTATAAAACATTACCGGTAAAAGGAGAAACTGAATTTGGTGTGAATATCAAAAGCATCCCCGCTTTCCTGCGGTTACAAAGACAGCTGGGCTATTCCAACTGGTCGGCGGGGTTACAATATGTTTTTACCAAAACTACTGCCCGCCTGGAGAAATCCATTCTTCCGGATTCTCTTTTTAAACCAAAGGAAATGGATAACATCAGCAGTATTCCCGGGGTATTGATTGAGTATGATAAAAGAGACAATGTATTTACACCGGGTAAAGGAACCAAGCTGCATGTAGATGCTAATTTCTCCAGCCATATTTTCGGAAGTGATTTTGACTATACACATCTCAGTGGCTTTGTATACCAGTACATCCCCATTGGACACAAGGATAAATGGGTTTGTGCATTTCGGGGAGATATGCAGCAGGTGTTTGGAGATATCCCCTTTTATTTCAAGCCTTCCCTCGACTTGCGGGGTATTCCTAAAGGACGTTATCAGGGGAATGTGAATATGCTGGTAGAAACGGAACAACGCTGGAATGTATTTCACAGGTGGAGCGCCGTGTTTTTTACCGGCGTAGGTAAAGCCTTTGATGAATATTCCTCTTTCGGGGAAGCCGGCTGGAACTATAGTTACGGCACCGGATTCCGGTATCTGCTGGCCCGGAAATTTAAATTGTATATGGGGGCAGATATCGCCAGGGGCCCCG